From the Paludisphaera mucosa genome, one window contains:
- a CDS encoding Gfo/Idh/MocA family protein, translated as MTNLTAEQRLLGRENANRALGMSRRDWLAAAVAAPAMGAYYFGYKNGLGDKPPVKAAIIGTGDEGCQAMIRFHNRDYMNFIGFCDIRPSQQERARKEFTNHKQYTEGDVKAIKQYQNKEEMYADPDVEVVVIALPLWLHAPVAIEAMKAGKHVFTEKLMAHSIAECKEMCRVARETNKLLAVGHQRHYSALYDNANFLLNNGVLGDVRHIRALWHRNNAQPRVQKDKAGNPVYDTTTGLPQYMHDEKGNLIYQDSWKRIPPDADKNIDYAALGYKSLDELINWRLYSRTGAGLMAELGSHQLDACSIFLGKRHPIAVTGVGGTYFYKDGREADDHVFTMFEFPGSDEKDRIVVTYSSINTNSFDGYGEQVMGSKGTMIVAGEKEILLYKEAGAATLSKTTSVTVETQNKKPVLETSPSTAGPSAATSIGGLATADPSRGYREELEHFAYCIRHGDASNYHADAEHQPRCRGEVALADAVIALTTNIAMHQNRRIEFDPKWFDYAADDTPDGSTVVANRG; from the coding sequence ATGACCAATCTGACCGCCGAACAGCGCCTTCTAGGCCGCGAGAACGCCAACCGGGCCCTGGGCATGAGCCGCCGCGACTGGCTGGCCGCCGCCGTCGCCGCCCCCGCGATGGGCGCCTATTATTTCGGCTACAAGAACGGCCTGGGTGACAAGCCGCCGGTCAAGGCGGCGATCATCGGCACCGGCGACGAGGGTTGCCAGGCCATGATCCGCTTCCACAACCGCGACTACATGAACTTCATCGGCTTCTGCGACATCCGCCCTTCGCAGCAGGAGCGGGCCCGCAAGGAGTTCACCAACCACAAGCAGTACACCGAGGGCGACGTCAAGGCGATCAAGCAGTATCAGAACAAGGAGGAGATGTACGCCGACCCGGACGTCGAGGTCGTCGTCATCGCCCTGCCGCTCTGGCTGCACGCCCCCGTCGCCATCGAGGCCATGAAGGCCGGCAAGCACGTCTTCACCGAGAAGCTGATGGCCCACTCGATCGCCGAGTGCAAGGAGATGTGCCGGGTCGCCCGCGAGACCAACAAGCTGCTCGCCGTCGGCCACCAGCGGCACTACTCGGCCCTCTACGACAACGCCAACTTCCTGCTCAATAACGGCGTGCTCGGCGACGTCCGCCACATCCGGGCCCTCTGGCACCGCAACAACGCCCAGCCCCGCGTCCAGAAGGACAAGGCCGGCAACCCGGTCTATGACACCACCACGGGCCTCCCCCAGTACATGCACGACGAGAAGGGGAACCTGATCTACCAGGACTCCTGGAAGCGGATCCCCCCCGACGCCGACAAGAACATCGACTACGCCGCCCTCGGCTACAAGAGCCTCGACGAGCTGATCAACTGGCGGCTCTACAGCCGCACCGGCGCGGGCCTGATGGCCGAGCTGGGCAGCCACCAGCTCGACGCCTGCTCGATCTTCCTGGGCAAGCGGCACCCGATCGCCGTCACCGGCGTCGGCGGCACCTACTTCTACAAGGACGGCCGCGAGGCCGACGACCACGTCTTCACCATGTTCGAGTTCCCGGGCTCGGACGAGAAGGACCGGATCGTCGTCACCTACTCCTCGATCAACACCAACTCGTTCGACGGCTACGGCGAACAGGTGATGGGGTCGAAGGGGACGATGATCGTCGCCGGCGAGAAGGAGATCCTCCTCTATAAGGAGGCCGGCGCCGCGACCCTCTCGAAGACGACGAGCGTCACCGTCGAGACCCAGAACAAGAAGCCCGTGCTGGAGACCAGCCCCAGCACCGCCGGCCCCAGCGCGGCGACCTCGATCGGCGGCCTGGCGACGGCCGACCCGTCGCGCGGCTACCGCGAGGAGCTGGAGCACTTCGCCTACTGCATCCGCCACGGCGACGCCTCCAACTACCACGCCGACGCGGAGCACCAGCCCCGCTGCCGCGGCGAGGTCGCCCTGGCCGACGCCGTCATCGCCCTGACCACGAACATCGCCATGCATCAGAACCGCCGGATCGAGTTCGATCCCAAGTGGTTCGACTACGCCGCCGACGACACGCCCGACGGCTCCACCGTCGTCGCCAACCGCGGCTGA